The Sphingobium sp. BYY-5 genome contains a region encoding:
- a CDS encoding type II secretion system protein N: MRVPFGDRIRSLKAGVPAIDWLKLGERLLLALLALQIVRLIWVVLTPIGSFGPWEGRQAQLLPASARQALFASFDPFFRSDAPQQGGGVVTSLALTVYGIRLNEGSGLGSAIIATPDGVQNSFAVGDEILPGVVLKAVAFDHVTIDRGGAEEQVFLDQSAPVPTAAAPARSGGGWQSAAPPPPAPVGVDSPTVESLKRDIGFAPRMQNGRVTGLAVLSKGPAFANAGFRPGDVITQVDGQPVGDMGNIQDKIAPGARLSLSVERGAVVAPINLIVQGQ; the protein is encoded by the coding sequence ATGCGCGTGCCGTTTGGCGACAGAATCCGCAGTCTCAAAGCTGGTGTGCCCGCGATCGACTGGCTGAAGCTGGGTGAGCGACTGCTGCTAGCGTTGCTCGCGTTGCAGATTGTGCGCCTTATCTGGGTGGTGCTAACGCCGATCGGTAGTTTCGGCCCGTGGGAAGGACGCCAGGCCCAGCTTCTGCCGGCCAGCGCGCGTCAGGCGCTGTTCGCCAGTTTCGATCCCTTTTTTCGGTCCGATGCGCCGCAACAGGGCGGCGGTGTCGTCACTTCGCTGGCGCTGACCGTCTATGGCATTCGCCTCAACGAAGGATCGGGGCTGGGATCGGCCATCATCGCGACGCCCGACGGCGTGCAGAACAGCTTTGCCGTGGGGGACGAGATATTGCCGGGCGTGGTCCTGAAGGCGGTTGCCTTCGACCATGTGACGATCGATCGCGGCGGCGCGGAAGAGCAGGTCTTCCTCGATCAATCCGCGCCCGTGCCGACTGCCGCTGCCCCGGCGAGGTCGGGCGGGGGGTGGCAGAGCGCCGCTCCGCCGCCACCCGCTCCGGTTGGCGTTGACTCTCCCACCGTCGAAAGCCTCAAGCGTGACATCGGTTTTGCGCCGCGAATGCAGAATGGCCGGGTCACGGGCCTGGCCGTCCTGTCCAAGGGGCCGGCCTTCGCCAATGCGGGCTTCCGGCCCGGCGACGTCATTACCCAGGTCGACGGCCAGCCGGTCGGCGACATGGGCAACATCCAAGACAAGATCGCGCCCGGCGCGCGTCTGTCCCTGAGCGTTGAGCGCGGCGCCGTCGTCGCCCCCATCAACCTAATAGTGCAAGGCCAATGA